From a region of the Methylocystis hirsuta genome:
- a CDS encoding ISNCY family transposase, giving the protein MIKFLSLLSRYEAAEFSQLEAAELLGVGERTFRRWRQRYEEEGEAGLLDRRLGKASVKRVPVDRSEEVEALYRGRYAGFTAKHFHEHLVRMHGFKWGYTWTKTFLHGRGLLEKAPKRGAHRRKRERRPLPGMMLHQDGSRHVWLEGRPALDLIVTLDDATSQIYSAFLVEEEGTASTFRALAEVFGEHGLPLSLYTDRGAHYFHTPEAGGKVDRSKPTQVGRALAHLGVEHIAAYSPQARGRSERVFQTLQDRLVKELALAGIDTVAAANRFLREVYIPSHNARFAVAPTQEGSAFVAISGVDLCEILCVQEERQVGNDNCVSFNRLKLQIPESPLRAHFVKARVKVRCYPDGTHAVFHGPRCLARYDEKGALQEERKAA; this is encoded by the coding sequence ATGATCAAGTTCCTGAGCCTATTGAGTCGTTACGAGGCGGCTGAGTTTAGTCAGCTGGAAGCGGCGGAACTGTTGGGGGTTGGCGAGCGGACGTTCCGGCGCTGGCGTCAACGCTATGAGGAGGAGGGCGAAGCGGGCCTTCTCGACCGGCGGCTCGGCAAGGCGTCTGTCAAGCGGGTTCCGGTTGATCGGAGCGAAGAAGTGGAGGCTCTGTATCGCGGTCGGTACGCTGGCTTCACCGCGAAGCATTTTCACGAGCATCTGGTGCGCATGCACGGGTTCAAATGGGGCTACACCTGGACGAAGACCTTCCTGCATGGGCGGGGTTTGCTGGAGAAGGCGCCCAAGCGCGGCGCGCATCGGCGCAAGCGCGAGCGGCGCCCGCTTCCCGGCATGATGCTGCATCAGGACGGATCGCGGCATGTGTGGCTCGAGGGGCGGCCGGCGCTCGATCTGATCGTCACGCTGGACGACGCGACGAGCCAAATCTACTCGGCGTTTCTGGTCGAGGAGGAAGGGACGGCTTCGACCTTCCGCGCGCTGGCGGAGGTGTTTGGCGAACATGGCCTGCCGCTTTCGCTCTACACGGATCGCGGCGCGCATTATTTTCACACGCCGGAAGCGGGCGGCAAGGTCGACCGGTCGAAGCCGACGCAGGTCGGACGGGCGCTGGCGCATCTGGGCGTCGAGCATATCGCGGCGTATTCTCCGCAGGCGCGCGGGCGCTCGGAGCGGGTGTTCCAGACCTTGCAGGATCGACTGGTGAAGGAGCTGGCGCTTGCGGGGATCGACACGGTCGCGGCGGCCAACCGGTTCCTGCGCGAGGTCTATATTCCGTCGCACAACGCCCGGTTCGCGGTGGCGCCAACGCAGGAGGGCTCGGCTTTCGTGGCGATCTCCGGCGTCGATCTTTGCGAGATTTTATGCGTGCAGGAGGAGCGCCAGGTCGGCAACGACAACTGCGTGTCGTTCAACCGGCTCAAGCTTCAGATTCCCGAAAGCCCGCTGCGCGCGCATTTCGTCAAGGCGCGGGTGAAGGTGCGCTGCTATCCCGATGGAACCCACGCCGTCTTCCACGGCCCGCGATGCCTCGCGCGCTACGACGAAAAGGGCGCCCTCCAGGAAGAAAGAAAAGCCGCTTGA
- a CDS encoding IS110 family transposase, protein MNEIIRIGMDTSKHFFQLHGVDAAERPVLRKRLRRKEVVAFFAGLSPMVVGIEACGAAHHWARTLSELGHEVQLLPPQLVKPYVKRGKNDAADAEALCEAMSRPTMRFAPVKSKEEQAALMLIGVRDRLIRNRTQLANAIRGYAAEFGLIAAKGLDKIEPLLARLEADESLPALARDLFMTQAEEYAQLKAKIRDVDAKLSAWRRQDARSRRLVRIPGLGPIGAALLSMKTLDPSLFRSGRQFAAWIGLTPKDHSTAGKVKLGGITRAGDEALRSALVSGATAVIRQARHGRGKPSPWLAALIARKPPKLAAVALANKIARIAWKLMKTGESYDARRASGAAAQAA, encoded by the coding sequence GTGAACGAGATTATCCGCATTGGCATGGATACGTCGAAACATTTTTTTCAGCTTCACGGGGTGGACGCCGCCGAGCGGCCGGTTTTGCGCAAAAGGCTGCGGCGCAAGGAGGTCGTAGCGTTCTTTGCGGGACTTTCGCCGATGGTTGTCGGGATCGAGGCTTGCGGCGCGGCGCATCATTGGGCGCGCACGCTTTCTGAACTTGGTCACGAGGTGCAGCTTTTGCCGCCGCAGCTGGTGAAGCCCTATGTCAAACGCGGCAAGAACGACGCGGCCGACGCCGAGGCGCTGTGCGAAGCGATGAGCCGGCCGACGATGCGTTTTGCGCCGGTCAAGAGCAAGGAGGAGCAAGCGGCGCTGATGCTGATCGGCGTGCGCGATCGGCTGATCCGCAATCGCACGCAGCTTGCGAACGCCATTCGCGGCTACGCGGCGGAGTTTGGATTGATCGCCGCCAAGGGTCTCGACAAGATCGAGCCGCTGCTCGCGCGGCTTGAAGCGGACGAGAGTTTGCCGGCCTTGGCGCGCGATTTGTTCATGACGCAGGCGGAAGAATACGCGCAGCTTAAGGCAAAGATCAGGGATGTCGACGCCAAGCTTTCCGCCTGGCGCCGGCAAGACGCGCGCAGCCGCCGGCTCGTGCGCATTCCGGGACTGGGGCCGATCGGCGCGGCGTTGCTGTCGATGAAGACGCTCGACCCGAGTTTGTTTCGTTCGGGACGCCAGTTCGCGGCCTGGATCGGCTTGACGCCGAAGGATCATTCGACCGCCGGCAAGGTCAAACTCGGGGGGATCACCCGCGCCGGCGACGAGGCCTTGCGCAGCGCATTGGTGAGCGGCGCGACCGCCGTCATCCGGCAGGCGCGACACGGCAGAGGAAAACCCTCGCCCTGGCTCGCGGCGCTGATCGCGCGCAAGCCGCCAAAACTCGCCGCCGTGGCGCTCGCCAACAAGATCGCCCGCATCGCGTGGAAACTCATGAAGACGGGAGAAAGTTACGACGCCAGACGGGCGTCGGGCGCCGCGGCGCAGGCCGCATAA
- a CDS encoding IS110 family transposase produces MKKFIRIGIDLGKRYFQVHALLGEDGRAVTRKLRRDGFLAFFAEAAPCLIGMEACGSAHYWGRELRAMGHDVRLIPPIYVKPYVKRGKNDAVDAAAVCEAVSRPDMRFVPIKSAENQASLMLHKTRELLVKQRTMSVNALRGHLAEFGVVAAKGVGHAGELLEKAKNDATLPEIAKAAVKIFVQQLEAISASIVALDKEIANVHAQSETSRLLVGVPGVGKIVATAIVASVPDPSVFKSARDFAAWLGLTPRQNSSGGKEKLGAITKQGNRYLRKLLTLGATSLLRVAGKRNGVLRDWLVALLARKPARLATVALANKLARIIWAMMTTGEAFRTEVMARAGEPSMA; encoded by the coding sequence GTGAAGAAGTTTATCAGAATCGGGATTGATTTGGGCAAGCGGTATTTTCAAGTTCACGCGCTTCTCGGCGAGGATGGGCGGGCCGTCACGCGCAAGCTGCGGCGTGATGGTTTTCTTGCGTTTTTCGCCGAGGCGGCGCCCTGCCTGATCGGCATGGAAGCCTGCGGCTCGGCGCATTATTGGGGACGCGAACTGCGCGCCATGGGCCATGACGTGCGCCTGATCCCGCCGATTTACGTCAAGCCCTATGTCAAGCGCGGCAAGAACGACGCGGTCGACGCCGCGGCGGTGTGCGAGGCCGTGTCGCGGCCAGACATGCGCTTCGTGCCGATCAAAAGCGCCGAGAACCAGGCGAGCTTGATGCTGCACAAGACGCGCGAGCTTCTGGTCAAGCAGCGCACCATGAGCGTCAATGCGCTGCGCGGACATCTCGCGGAGTTTGGCGTCGTCGCCGCCAAGGGCGTCGGCCATGCGGGCGAACTGCTGGAAAAAGCCAAGAATGACGCGACGCTTCCAGAAATCGCCAAGGCGGCTGTAAAGATTTTCGTCCAGCAGCTGGAGGCGATCAGCGCCTCGATCGTCGCGCTCGATAAAGAGATCGCCAACGTCCATGCGCAAAGCGAGACCAGCAGATTGCTCGTCGGCGTCCCAGGCGTCGGCAAGATCGTCGCCACGGCGATCGTCGCCAGCGTCCCGGACCCCAGCGTCTTCAAATCCGCGCGCGACTTTGCCGCCTGGCTCGGCCTCACGCCCAGGCAAAACTCCAGCGGCGGCAAGGAAAAGCTCGGCGCCATCACCAAGCAGGGCAACCGCTATCTGCGGAAACTCCTGACGCTCGGCGCGACCTCGCTGTTGCGCGTGGCCGGCAAACGCAACGGCGTTCTGCGCGATTGGCTCGTCGCCCTCTTGGCCAGGAAGCCGGCGCGGCTCGCGACCGTCGCGCTTGCCAACAAGCTGGCGCGGATCATCTGGGCCATGATGACGACCGGCGAGGCCTTCCGAACGGAAGTCATGGCGCGCGCAGGGGAGCCGTCGATGGCGTAA
- a CDS encoding terminase large subunit domain-containing protein has translation MLDGLSACAAQGRLNETLEGLSARELARLLDEWEFVARRDQWPPHLAASGAPWRTWLILGGRGAGKTRAGAEWVKALALGRAQFSMRSLGRIALVGETAADVREVMVEGVSGLLAVHSPRERPRWETTRKRVVWESGAVAQAFSAEDPESLRGPQFHAAWCDELAKWRYARETWDMLQFGLRLGDWPRQLVTTTPRPLPLLKELIAHPASVVTRALTCENAANLAPSFLESVVAQYAGTRLGRQELDGEILDERKDALWTRDMLERARVHEAPPLKRIVVAVDPPASSGKRADNCGLVAAGIKEAGTLYVLADATLSAARPAQWARAAIALYHKLSADALVAEVNQGGEMVRAVLNEADASVPVTMARATRGKYLRAAPVAQLYEQGRVKHVGAFPALEDEMCDFGADELSSGRSPDRLDALVWAITALALTPKAPEPRMRRV, from the coding sequence TTGCTCGACGGCTTGAGCGCCTGCGCGGCGCAGGGCCGACTGAATGAGACGCTCGAAGGTTTGAGCGCGAGAGAACTCGCGCGGCTTCTCGACGAGTGGGAATTCGTCGCGCGCCGCGATCAATGGCCGCCGCACCTGGCCGCGAGCGGCGCGCCTTGGCGCACATGGCTGATCCTTGGCGGACGCGGCGCGGGCAAGACCCGCGCCGGCGCCGAATGGGTGAAAGCGCTGGCGCTCGGTCGCGCGCAATTTTCAATGCGCTCGCTCGGGCGAATCGCGCTTGTCGGCGAGACGGCGGCCGACGTGCGCGAGGTGATGGTCGAGGGCGTCTCCGGCCTGCTCGCCGTGCATTCGCCGCGCGAGCGGCCGCGCTGGGAGACGACACGAAAGCGTGTCGTCTGGGAGTCGGGCGCCGTGGCGCAGGCGTTTTCGGCGGAAGATCCGGAAAGCCTGCGGGGCCCGCAGTTTCACGCCGCCTGGTGCGACGAACTCGCCAAATGGCGCTACGCCAGGGAGACATGGGACATGCTGCAATTTGGCCTGCGTCTCGGCGACTGGCCGCGTCAGCTCGTCACGACGACGCCGCGTCCGCTGCCGCTTTTGAAAGAGCTGATCGCCCATCCCGCGAGCGTCGTGACGCGCGCCTTAACGTGCGAAAACGCCGCCAATCTCGCGCCGTCCTTTCTCGAAAGCGTCGTCGCGCAATATGCCGGCACGCGATTGGGCCGCCAGGAGCTGGATGGCGAAATCCTCGACGAGCGCAAGGATGCGCTGTGGACGCGCGACATGCTGGAGCGCGCCCGCGTCCATGAGGCGCCGCCCTTGAAGCGCATCGTCGTCGCCGTCGATCCGCCGGCGAGCTCCGGCAAGCGCGCCGACAATTGCGGCCTCGTCGCCGCAGGGATTAAAGAGGCCGGAACGCTTTACGTGCTCGCCGACGCGACTTTGTCAGCGGCGCGGCCGGCGCAATGGGCGCGCGCGGCGATCGCGCTTTATCACAAGCTTTCCGCCGACGCGCTTGTCGCCGAGGTCAATCAAGGCGGCGAAATGGTGCGCGCCGTGCTCAATGAAGCCGATGCTTCCGTCCCGGTGACGATGGCGCGGGCGACGCGCGGCAAATATTTGCGCGCCGCGCCGGTCGCGCAGCTTTACGAACAGGGCCGCGTCAAACATGTCGGCGCCTTTCCGGCGCTCGAAGACGAGATGTGCGATTTCGGCGCCGACGAACTGTCGTCCGGGCGAAGTCCCGACCGGCTCGACGCGCTGGTCTGGGCGATCACGGCTTTGGCGCTGACGCCCAAGGCGCCCGAGCCGCGCATGCGAAGAGTGTGA
- a CDS encoding RNase A-like domain-containing protein, with protein sequence MALERRYSPDQPRVPAGNSGGGQWTGDGGGGDSGGGSLADRALDNELSSGRRTTLAQNQDGRRYSVVLKDEEGYGHTLRDHVNKEDRELMAEVEKERLRFTLPAISIISYSPAEGAFDSWESANDFVNRTLEANRELVDAVAEGRLQSASLKKNFGTRTGKEAFLSSGTAAPVVRNTFWVRVVIHADPMHPKGYRVRTAYPFNQPPSKQLRWRAQ encoded by the coding sequence ATGGCGCTGGAGCGCCGCTACAGTCCGGACCAGCCGCGCGTCCCTGCGGGCAATTCGGGCGGCGGGCAATGGACGGGCGACGGGGGCGGCGGAGATTCGGGAGGCGGAAGTCTTGCCGACCGCGCCTTGGATAATGAACTGTCGTCAGGGCGGCGAACGACGCTCGCTCAAAATCAAGACGGCCGCCGCTATTCTGTAGTGTTGAAAGATGAGGAGGGATATGGTCATACGCTTCGCGATCACGTGAACAAAGAAGATCGCGAGCTGATGGCGGAGGTGGAGAAGGAGCGACTACGTTTTACGCTTCCAGCCATTAGCATCATCTCCTATTCTCCAGCGGAAGGCGCATTTGATTCATGGGAATCGGCGAACGATTTTGTGAACCGCACGCTTGAAGCGAACAGGGAACTTGTTGATGCGGTGGCGGAAGGAAGACTGCAAAGCGCGTCATTGAAAAAGAATTTCGGAACGCGGACTGGAAAAGAAGCTTTTTTGTCGTCTGGCACAGCTGCACCCGTCGTTCGAAACACCTTCTGGGTTCGCGTAGTCATCCATGCGGATCCGATGCATCCCAAGGGTTATCGCGTAAGAACAGCATATCCGTTTAATCAACCGCCATCGAAACAGCTCCGATGGAGAGCGCAATGA
- a CDS encoding DUF6883 domain-containing protein has protein sequence MREIDPGWKPTPILIDPNNVEHHIAKNTAEYREASARYADLIRARSNEDGLPGGAPTSSEPTSTPPTLQQRPAAGISRGFNRQNLRDKLERYLLEPSHSQNRGKATWFEQNLGFSRLNWRDLADQIYFEPSAARLTETTDWGDRYEMLLPVRGANGRNVFVRFVFQRDPFGEITLITGMPD, from the coding sequence GTGCGCGAAATCGATCCAGGGTGGAAGCCGACGCCGATCTTGATCGATCCTAACAACGTCGAGCATCACATCGCGAAAAACACTGCCGAGTATCGGGAAGCGTCCGCTCGATACGCCGACCTGATACGCGCGCGCTCCAACGAGGATGGTCTGCCAGGAGGAGCGCCCACCTCCTCTGAGCCGACAAGCACTCCGCCGACCCTCCAACAGCGACCTGCCGCCGGAATCTCTCGCGGCTTCAATCGGCAGAACCTAAGGGACAAACTCGAAAGATATCTGCTCGAGCCATCACACTCACAAAACCGCGGCAAAGCGACCTGGTTCGAACAGAACTTAGGATTCTCCAGATTGAACTGGAGAGACTTGGCCGATCAGATATACTTCGAACCCTCGGCTGCTCGCCTCACAGAGACGACCGATTGGGGAGACCGATATGAGATGTTGCTTCCGGTTAGAGGCGCGAACGGAAGGAACGTTTTCGTGAGATTTGTCTTTCAGCGAGACCCGTTCGGCGAGATCACCTTGATCACAGGCATGCCCGACTGA
- a CDS encoding RNase A-like domain-containing protein, with product MASERASEWERVGKAAFLTLDEQREALGYGPAPKEALFAKRDLALERRYSPDQPRVPAGNSGGGRWTSGGSGGDSGGESSSARDDRARRRDAEGLVQTATNRDPKVASDAANPITRVQSRRVGGGENVASGNVAFNRDHELNRVIESQVHRVQNRGYDVDLAEEERGLHDGHTIRDHVGKSDENLKQRSARTRISFGLFRMWKPRIGTFPSVIAANKLVNSTLSRSSALVEEVASGRVSAATLEAWFLTPTGKEAYAPKFNSSAIIRDTFGVRVLITHVAGSKRGFKVFTAFPINDD from the coding sequence TTGGCGAGCGAACGCGCCAGCGAATGGGAGCGCGTCGGCAAGGCCGCTTTCCTCACGCTCGACGAACAGCGCGAAGCGCTGGGCTACGGCCCGGCGCCGAAAGAGGCGCTCTTCGCCAAGCGCGATCTCGCGCTGGAGCGCCGCTATAGCCCCGACCAGCCGCGCGTCCCTGCGGGAAATTCCGGCGGCGGCCGATGGACGAGCGGCGGGAGCGGCGGAGATTCGGGAGGCGAGTCTAGCAGCGCGCGAGATGATCGCGCGCGGCGGCGGGATGCGGAGGGCCTAGTCCAGACTGCGACGAACAGAGATCCGAAAGTAGCGAGCGACGCAGCCAACCCCATCACGCGCGTGCAAAGTCGGCGCGTCGGGGGCGGAGAGAATGTCGCTTCAGGGAATGTCGCCTTCAATCGAGATCATGAACTCAACCGCGTCATTGAATCTCAGGTACATCGGGTACAGAATAGAGGATACGATGTCGACCTTGCTGAAGAAGAGCGCGGTCTTCATGATGGGCACACGATCCGCGATCACGTAGGCAAGAGCGACGAAAATCTGAAACAACGTAGCGCAAGGACACGAATCAGCTTCGGTTTATTTCGCATGTGGAAACCACGTATAGGAACATTTCCTTCCGTGATCGCGGCGAACAAATTAGTAAATTCTACGCTTTCACGGAGTTCTGCACTCGTAGAGGAAGTGGCTTCCGGACGAGTGAGCGCCGCGACGCTGGAAGCTTGGTTCTTGACGCCTACCGGTAAGGAAGCATACGCGCCCAAATTCAATTCCAGCGCCATCATCCGCGATACGTTTGGCGTCCGAGTCCTTATCACCCACGTAGCAGGGTCCAAAAGGGGATTTAAGGTTTTCACTGCTTTCCCGATTAACGACGACTGA
- a CDS encoding contact-dependent growth inhibition system immunity protein has translation MTLPAPFRRFTSFFHQDIDIAYKSPEALVDEALRDFTPQERQALKHYMKELTDGRYDEMQLREIWLKSRAEVLPFWGDEGNCTEFLKYLRELVEKDVPPET, from the coding sequence ATGACTCTACCAGCGCCCTTTCGAAGATTCACTTCTTTTTTCCATCAGGATATCGACATTGCTTATAAGTCCCCAGAGGCGTTGGTTGACGAAGCGCTACGAGACTTCACGCCGCAAGAGCGTCAAGCTCTCAAGCATTACATGAAAGAGCTGACCGACGGCAGATATGACGAAATGCAGCTGAGAGAAATCTGGCTGAAGAGCAGGGCTGAGGTACTGCCTTTTTGGGGTGACGAGGGGAACTGTACAGAGTTTCTAAAATACTTGCGTGAATTGGTCGAGAAGGACGTTCCGCCAGAAACGTAG
- a CDS encoding phage portal protein — protein sequence MNWSRRTFRQKRSFDRERRREALAFGVPPLLLGLPGDNTFSNYTEANRAFWRQTVLPLVARVQKSFRAWLQPGFGAFRLDYNADRLEALASERASEWERVGKAAFLTLDEQREALGYGPAPKEALFAKRDLALERRYSPDQPRVPAGNSGGGQWTNGGGGSGGGDFGHARDDRTRRRDVEDQVRTALNANPKVASDADNPITRVQSRRVGGGAGGTPAQRARETISAERAARAMTRVQQLDPDWRPPQTLIDPENIEHRIKRNESDIREADARYAELLRARFGDNMPPRDPFRRLRTRESLIEEFYPSGITGPEQDRIDNLARDPDSLGQPRWPEVATVLRFEKETGRPLKRSSVSGADFQDEFGQTWDAIGSDVSDQFFDYERFARRLQRKLRNRAVDRYVVDLTGLGGEKAARVLSYIWTLPVETQARIRVLR from the coding sequence GTGAATTGGTCGAGAAGGACGTTCCGCCAGAAACGTAGCTTCGATAGGGAAAGACGGCGCGAAGCGCTCGCCTTCGGCGTGCCGCCGCTGCTGCTGGGTCTACCCGGCGACAACACCTTCAGCAATTACACAGAAGCCAATCGCGCCTTCTGGCGGCAGACAGTGCTGCCGCTCGTCGCGCGTGTGCAGAAGAGCTTTCGGGCCTGGCTGCAGCCGGGCTTCGGCGCCTTTCGCCTCGACTATAACGCCGACCGTCTCGAAGCCTTGGCGAGCGAACGCGCCAGCGAATGGGAGCGCGTCGGCAAGGCCGCCTTCCTCACGCTCGACGAACAGCGCGAAGCGCTGGGCTACGGCCCGGCGCCGAAAGAGGCGCTCTTCGCCAAGCGCGATCTCGCGCTGGAGCGCCGCTATAGCCCCGACCAGCCGCGCGTGCCGGCGGGAAATTCCGGTGGCGGACAATGGACGAACGGCGGCGGAGGTTCGGGAGGCGGCGACTTCGGTCACGCGCGAGATGATCGCACGCGGCGGCGGGATGTGGAGGACCAAGTCCGGACTGCGCTGAACGCGAATCCAAAGGTCGCGAGCGATGCGGACAACCCGATCACGCGCGTGCAAAGTCGGCGCGTCGGGGGCGGAGCCGGCGGCACGCCGGCGCAACGCGCAAGAGAAACAATCTCGGCGGAGCGCGCCGCACGAGCAATGACGCGCGTGCAACAACTCGATCCGGACTGGCGACCGCCGCAAACTCTCATCGATCCGGAGAACATCGAGCATCGCATCAAACGCAACGAAAGCGACATCCGCGAGGCGGACGCGCGCTACGCCGAGCTTCTGCGCGCAAGGTTCGGCGACAACATGCCGCCGCGCGATCCATTTCGTCGGCTGCGAACACGAGAATCGCTGATCGAAGAATTTTATCCTTCTGGCATTACAGGCCCGGAACAGGATCGGATCGATAATCTGGCGCGAGACCCCGATTCGCTCGGTCAGCCTCGCTGGCCAGAGGTCGCGACAGTGTTGCGATTCGAGAAAGAAACTGGCAGGCCCCTCAAGAGGTCAAGCGTCTCAGGCGCAGATTTCCAGGACGAGTTTGGCCAAACATGGGATGCGATAGGAAGTGATGTGTCGGATCAGTTTTTCGATTACGAAAGGTTCGCGCGTCGCCTGCAAAGGAAGCTTCGCAATCGTGCGGTTGATCGATACGTCGTTGATCTAACAGGCCTAGGCGGCGAGAAGGCAGCAAGAGTATTGAGCTACATTTGGACCCTGCCCGTTGAAACACAGGCGCGCATTAGAGTTCTGAGGTGA
- a CDS encoding histidine kinase, whose product MSQSNWLPHFFKRPRARHARMRDDPSAVFKTFVALLAQLRTEARAASHAPINAQAEKS is encoded by the coding sequence ATGAGTCAGAGCAATTGGCTGCCACATTTCTTCAAGCGTCCGCGCGCGCGCCATGCGCGCATGCGGGACGATCCTTCCGCCGTCTTCAAGACCTTCGTCGCATTGCTGGCGCAATTGCGCACTGAGGCGCGCGCGGCGAGCCATGCGCCGATCAACGCTCAGGCGGAGAAGAGCTGA
- a CDS encoding HK97 family phage prohead protease, with protein sequence MAALQETTSSAGAPEIKRAESPLLQANEAGAFSGYASLFDVVDSGGDMVMTGAFARSLTKRGAQGVKMLWQHQAAEPIGMWSSIVEDSRGLKVEGRLDLSVARAREALSLMRKGAIDGLSIGFRTLRATTEKSTGVRRLHDIDLWEISIVTFPMLAQARIGAVKHSRNAAPSIEALGAKLSRLRAQRAALDFAQALRRLSETT encoded by the coding sequence ATGGCGGCGTTGCAAGAAACGACGTCGAGCGCAGGCGCCCCGGAAATCAAGCGCGCCGAGTCGCCGTTGCTGCAAGCCAACGAAGCCGGCGCCTTCTCGGGCTACGCCAGCCTCTTCGACGTGGTTGATTCCGGGGGCGACATGGTGATGACCGGCGCCTTCGCGCGCTCGCTCACCAAGCGCGGTGCCCAGGGCGTCAAAATGCTGTGGCAGCATCAGGCGGCCGAGCCGATCGGGATGTGGTCCTCGATCGTCGAAGATTCGCGCGGCCTCAAAGTCGAAGGCCGCCTCGATTTGTCGGTGGCGCGGGCGCGCGAGGCTTTGTCCTTGATGCGCAAGGGCGCGATCGACGGCCTCTCCATCGGCTTTCGCACGCTGCGCGCCACGACCGAAAAATCGACCGGCGTGCGGCGGCTTCATGACATCGACCTTTGGGAAATTTCCATCGTCACCTTTCCGATGCTGGCGCAGGCGCGCATCGGGGCGGTGAAGCACAGCCGCAACGCAGCGCCGAGCATCGAAGCGCTCGGCGCAAAGCTCTCGCGCCTCAGGGCGCAGCGCGCCGCGCTTGACTTCGCGCAGGCGCTGCGGCGCCTGTCTGAAACCACCTGA
- a CDS encoding phage major capsid protein, translating to MSAVETKSAGDDILADLNRAFSAFKETNDERLTQLESRLGADVVTEEKLARIDHALDDTKSRLDRLALEMSRPRIGGKLVDDHSGREHKSAFNHYMRSGEASGLKALEAKALSRGSGPDGGYLVPLPTEREVLRRLAKFSPIRAISSVREISGASLRRAFSTTGPAAGWVAEADPRPQTNNQQLADMTFPAMELYAMPAATQALLDDAVVDIEQWIAEEVQTAFAEQEGAAFVSGDGVNKPKGFLAYATVADASWSWGNIGHVLTGAAGAFAATDPSDALVNLVYALRAGFRQNGKFVMGRRAQSLVRQFKTTTGDYIWSPPATADAGASLMNFPVVEAEDMPDPAANSLSIAFGDFERGYVVVDRVGIRVLRDPYSAKPYVLFYTTKRVGGGVQNFEAIKLLKFAAS from the coding sequence ATGTCAGCAGTTGAAACGAAATCCGCCGGCGACGACATTCTCGCCGATCTCAATCGCGCCTTCAGCGCCTTCAAGGAAACCAACGACGAGCGCCTGACGCAGCTGGAAAGCCGCCTCGGCGCCGACGTCGTGACCGAAGAGAAGCTCGCGCGCATCGACCACGCGCTCGACGACACGAAGAGCCGGCTTGATCGCCTGGCGCTCGAAATGTCGCGGCCGCGCATCGGCGGCAAGCTCGTCGACGATCACAGCGGGCGCGAGCACAAGAGCGCCTTCAATCACTACATGCGCTCCGGCGAAGCGAGCGGCCTCAAGGCGCTCGAAGCCAAGGCGCTGTCGCGCGGCTCGGGCCCTGACGGCGGCTATCTCGTGCCGCTTCCAACCGAGCGGGAAGTTCTGCGAAGACTCGCAAAGTTCTCGCCGATCCGCGCCATCTCCAGCGTGCGCGAAATCTCCGGCGCGTCGCTGCGCCGCGCCTTTTCAACGACGGGACCCGCGGCCGGCTGGGTCGCCGAAGCCGATCCGCGCCCGCAGACCAACAATCAGCAGCTCGCCGACATGACCTTCCCGGCGATGGAGCTTTACGCCATGCCGGCGGCGACGCAGGCGCTGCTCGACGACGCCGTCGTCGACATCGAGCAATGGATCGCCGAGGAAGTGCAGACCGCCTTCGCCGAACAGGAAGGCGCCGCCTTCGTCAGCGGCGACGGCGTCAACAAGCCCAAGGGCTTTCTCGCCTATGCGACGGTGGCCGACGCCAGCTGGAGCTGGGGCAATATCGGCCATGTGCTGACGGGCGCCGCCGGCGCCTTCGCCGCGACCGACCCCTCCGACGCGCTGGTCAATCTGGTCTACGCGCTGCGCGCCGGCTTCCGCCAGAACGGCAAATTCGTGATGGGTCGGCGCGCGCAGTCGCTCGTGCGCCAGTTCAAGACGACGACCGGCGATTACATCTGGTCGCCGCCCGCAACCGCCGACGCCGGCGCCTCGCTGATGAACTTCCCCGTCGTTGAAGCGGAAGACATGCCGGACCCCGCCGCGAATTCTCTCTCAATCGCCTTCGGCGATTTCGAGCGCGGCTATGTGGTGGTGGACCGCGTCGGCATTCGCGTGCTGCGTGATCCCTATTCCGCCAAACCCTATGTCCTCTTCTACACGACGAAGCGGGTCGGCGGCGGCGTGCAGAATTTCGAGGCGATCAAGCTGTTGAAATTCGCCGCATCCTAA